The following proteins are co-located in the Anas platyrhynchos isolate ZD024472 breed Pekin duck chromosome 1, IASCAAS_PekinDuck_T2T, whole genome shotgun sequence genome:
- the USF3 gene encoding basic helix-loop-helix domain-containing protein USF3 isoform X3 has product MPEMTENETPTKKQHRKKNRETHNAVERHRKKKINAGINRIGELIPCSPALKQSKNMILDQAFKYITEMKRQNDELLLNGGNNEQAEEIKKLRKQLDELQKENGRYIELLKANDICLYDDPTIHWKGNLKNAKVSVVIPGDQVQKNIIVYSNGSQPNGNNQGASVQGITFNVSHNLQKQTANVVPVQRTCNLVTPVTISGIYPAENKPRSQSTVSPLAPAQPVPAGNVLELSTLENEQGVLVTATSQSTSQSGTEQELQRSLSNTSQNDQNLSKSKNDEGCPKLMKKTLLQGISLPSSASTEASQVQQVNATCSKTPSSRNEFQEGCVISTSDTACVPSVRLSSTDSFSSVNVLKSTDLVSSAAMPMTSAAEGIKAVTAISTLPASPLENCWSFSGSTGVGTSDLKNMSSLTRMPSAGNTQTTWTTLQLAGNTVQPLSQTPSSVMTALLNEPGNSTGTVSPAHSRPLTTSISLSTSLPGDVQAAEQIVVTLPSCPSLPMQPLISQPQVKTQAAGNILPLNSAMQVIQMAQPVASAVTGAPANQNVIILQPPNTTPCPPIVRAEVPSQNVSQQIVIIQAASQNPLPLLSAQPSASVRVPMNGPTAIANSSNSVQNAPLPQTFGGKHLVHILPRPSSLPSSSSTQTFSVTMSNQQHPQTISLNGQLFALQPVMSSSGAANQAPMQIIQPTTSEDPNTNVALNTFGALANLNQSISQMAGQSCLHLSLSHPANPTTVHNQIATVNCVSLPTSVASAISAEGSVLASASNSINTSPKKAAAGLPANTKSKRTNKKPSTKKPVAANSKVSCPAIPCKDAGKVDCPPAETAAKLANSEGLPETVPAASQSLATSQASGVAAPSVAECHSKEPERSEQAAGSCPVPELPASSPLQPTVSEPLVPDPPAAKDAAPLPQVCRSQSNPPATSALSEASASREPPGTLTTSRTEAHVTNPQVAGMAAAQSSTADHTSKAGAISESCSVAQDSSIIMQDADLLEGQGLTKMLSDLTKDRTAEEKNSSFTVQGEHSNFPMENSKSSESNVDLPEKQELLLMNSEGDSLSQHHSCISDQEVVSASLIASRQADSPMSTSSGSSRGFSVASMLPDTTREDVTSSTSTSTCNNCTFSEQPDIVALAARAIFDQENLEKGGGGMQVNMRDAISKSTEVASLEREQPTFKPLPAKESNAGPLETPSNKFSAQDTVQANVDRQVEKPSCSVGGVETSNTSLQISASQSPSITSLSVNNLIHQSRIVHPLVSCPSLSQPSEPPSVPATVSLSLPSSSYVNQSPGPAMMNEYAQEQLNAIRANTMQAPQMQESHLKQQGHEGRKDSAKRAVQDDLLLSTAKRQKQCQTAPLRLEGMALMNRTPESIADQTQMLVSQIPPNSSNSVPSVSNQGHTDGLSRLFPSNSNFVTPALRQTEVQCNSQTSISEQQGQAGQHLQPIQHGPSQGISHLHSNHPYLKQQQAGQLRERHHLYQLQHHVTHGENSVHSQPHGVHQQRTIQQEVQMQKKRNLIQGSQATQLSLQQKHHGSDQTRQKGGQPHPHHQQMQQQMQQHFGASQPEKNCENPATSRNHHSHPQSHINQEIMHQQQQDVSSRQQGSASEHVSGHNQMQRLMTSRGLEQQMVSQASIVTRPSDMTCTPHRQERNRVSSYSAEALIGKTPSNSEQRIGISLQGPRVPDQLEMRSYLDVSRNKGLVIHNMQGRISVDHTVGSDVQRLSDCQTFKPAGPNQQPTGNFDVQASRNSEIGNSVPSLRGMQSQAFRIGQNTGPSIERQKRLPYPPVQGIPTGNTLPSRENENTCHQSFMQSLLAPHLGDQVSGSQRSLPEHQRNTQCGASSTIEYNCPPARESVHIRRDGDGQTRESCDMSIGSINTRNSSLNIPFSSSSSSGDIQGRNTSPNISVQKSNPMRMTESHGTKSHMNTPVSSNMHGVVRPTHPHPAVSHGNGEQGQPSVRQPNSSVTQRSRHPLQDNGGSKIRQPERNRSGNQRHGNVFDPSLPHLPLSTSGSMILGRQQSAIEKRGSIVRFMSDGPQVSNDNAAPDQHTLSQNFGFPFIPEGGMNPPINANASFIPPVTQPSATRTPALIPVDPQNTLPSFYPPYSPAHPTLSNDISIPYFPNQMFPNPSTEKPSSGGLNNRFGSILSPPRPVGFAQPSFPLLPDMPPMHMTNTSHLSNFNLTSLFPEIATALPPDGSAMSPLLSIANTSASDSSKQSSNRPAHNISHILGHDCSSAV; this is encoded by the exons ATGCCAGAGATGACAGAGAATGAGACACCTACTAAGAAGCAACATCG aaagaaaaaccgGGAGACACATAACGCAG TGGAGAGACATCGAAAAAAGAAGATTAATGCAGGGATAAACAGAATTGGAGAACTCATTCCCTGCTCTCCAGCACTCAAGCAG agcaAGAACATGATCCTGGACCAAGCCTTTAAGTAtataacagaaatgaaaagacagAATGATGAACTTCTGTTAAATGGAGGGAACAACGAACAGG CTGAAGAGATAAAAAAACTCCGGAAACAATTGGATGAACTTCAGAAGGAGAACGGGAGATATATTGAACTACTGAAAGCAAATGATATTTGCCTGTATGATGACCCTACAATCCACTGGAAGGGGAATCTCAAAAATGCAAAGGTTTCGGTTGTTATTCCTGGTGATCAAGTTCAAAAGAACATCATCGTCTATTCAAATGGGAGTCAACCCAATGGAAATAACCAGGGAGCATCTGTCCAGGGAATAACGTTTAACGTTAGTCATAatttacaaaagcaaacagccaATGTTGTGCCAGTTCAGAGAACTTGCAATTTAGTGACTCCTGTGACAATTTCTGGTATTTACCCTGCAGAAAACAAGCCACGGTCTCAGAGTACGGTTTCTCCACTGGCACCCGCTCAGCCAGTCCCAGCAGGGAACGTTCTTGAACTTTCCACCCTAGAGAATGAGCAAGGTGTGCTTGTTACAGCCACCTCACAGAGCACTTCTCAATCTGGAACAGAACAGGAACTACAGCGTTCTCTAAGTAATACATCACAGAATGATCAAAATCTCtccaaaagtaaaaatgatgaGGGGTGCCCGaaattaatgaagaaaacacTCCTGCAGGGAATCAGCCTTCCTTCCAGTGCCTCCACGGAAGCCTCTCAAGTTCAACAGGTGAATGCAACCTGCTCAAAAACACCCAGTTCTAGGAATGAATTTCAAGAAGGCTGTGTAATTTCAACCAGTGACACAGCTTGCGTGCCGTCTGTGAGACTGTCTAGTACAGATAGCTTTTCCTCTGTAAATGTCCTCAAAAGTACAGACTTGGTAAGTAGTGCTGCAATGCCCAtgacttctgcagcagaaggaaTTAAGGCCGTAACGGCAATAAGCACTCTGCCTGCCAGTCCCCTAGAGAACTGCTGGTCTTTTTCAGGCTCTACAGGCGTTGGCACTTCAGACTTGAAAAACATGAGTAGCCTTACACGCATGCCTTCAGCTGGAAACACACAGACCACGTGGACAACTTTGCAGCTAGCAGGCAATACTGTTCAGCCACTAAGCCAAACACCATCCAGCGTGATGACTGCGCTCCTGAATGAGCCCGGTAACAGCACTGGTACTGTatctcctgctcacagcaggCCTTTGACTACAAGCATTAGTCTAAGTACTTCTCTGCCTGGAGATGTGCAGGCAGCTGAACAAATCGTAGTTACCTTGCCCTCATGTCCGTCCTTACCTATGCAGCCATTAATCAGCCAGCCACAGGTTAAAACTCAGGCTGCAGGAAATATCCTTCCACTGAATTCAGCTATGCAGGTGATTCAGATGGCGCAGCCAGTTGCGTCAGCCGTAACAGGAGCACCAGCCAACCAGAATGTCATAATTCTCCAGCCTCCAAACACCACGCCGTGCCCTCCAATCGTGAGAGCAGAAGTCCCTAGCCAAAATGTCAGTCAACAAATTGTAATTATACAAGCTGCTAGTCAGAATCcgcttcctctcctctctgcccagccttctgcttctgtaAGAGTTCCCATGAATGGGCCTACTGCGATCGCAAACTCTAGCAACTCCGTACAAAACGCCCCTCTTCCACAGACTTTTGGGGGGAAACACCTTGTCCATATATTACCAAGACCATCCTCTTTGCCATCTTCTAGCTCTACACAAACATTTTCAGTTACGATGTCAAATCAGCAGCATCCTCAAACTATCTCACTGAACGGGCAGCTTTTTGCATTGCAGCCCGTGATGTCTTCATCTGGAGCTGCGAACCAAGCCCCTATGCAAATTATTCAACCCACCACCAGCGAAGATCCAAATACCAACGTTGCCCTCAATACGTTTGGTGCTTTAGCTAACCTCAATCAAAGCATATCACAAATGGCCGGACAAAGCTGCTTACATTTGTCTCTCAGCCACCCTGCCAATCCCACAACTGTCCATAACCAGATCGCCACGGTTAACTGCGTGTCGTTACCGACTTCGGTGGCATCTGCAATATCTGCAGAGGGTTCAGTCTTAGCTAGTGCATCTAATTCAATAAACACTTCCCCcaaaaaagctgctgctggcttgcCAGCTAATACAAAATCAAAAAggacaaacaaaaagccaagtACTAAAAAACCCGTGGCAGCCAACAGTAAAGTGTCCTGCCCAGCAATTCCTTGCAAAGATGCAGGGAAGGTAGATTGTCCTCCTGCGGAAACTGCAGCAAAGCTTGCAAACAGTGAGGGGCTGCCTGAAACCGTTCCGGCAGCATCGCAATCTTTAGCTACGTCGCAGGCGAGTGGTGTGGCAGCACCAAGCGTTGCTGAGTGTCATTCCAAAGAGCCTGAGCGCTCTGAGCAGGCGGCAGGATCCTGCCCTGTGCCAGAGCTGCCTGCAtcctcacccctgcagcccacggTGTCTGAACCGTTGGTGCCGGACCCGCCGGCTGCCAAAGATGCTGCTCCTCTCCCACAGGTATGTCGGTCTCAGAGCAATCCACCCGCTACTTCTGCCTTGTCAGAGGCTTCTGCATCCCGTGAACCCCCTGGCACCTTAACGACCTCTCGTACTGAAGCACATGTGACAAATCCTCAGGTTGCCGggatggcagcagcacagagcagcacagcagatCACACTTCCAAGGCAGGAGCAATTTCGGAGTCCTGCAGTGTTGCGCAGGATTCTTCAATCATCATGCAAGATGCGGACTTGTTAGAGGGGCAGGGTCTAACCAAAATGCTGTCAGATCTCACAAAAGACAGaacagctgaggaaaaaaactcTTCTTTTACCGTTCAGGGGGAGCATTCTAATTTTCCCATGGAAAACTCGAAATCATCAGAATCAAATGTTGATTTGCCTGAGAAGCAGGAACTTCTGTTAATGAACTCGGAGGGAGATTCTCTCTCCCAGCATCACAGCTGCATTTCTGATCAGGAAGTAGTTAGTGCTTCCCTCattgccagcaggcaggcagactCCCCAATGTCCACCAGCTCTGGTAGCAGTCGAGGCTTCTCAGTGGCATCGATGTTGCCAGATACCACCAGGGAAGATGTTACGAGCAGCACATCAACCAGTACGTGTAACAACTGCACGTTTTCAGAACAACCCGACATCGTAGCTCTTGCAGCAAGAGCTATTTTTGATCAAGAAAACCTTGAgaaaggtggaggaggaatGCAAGTTAACATGAGGGATGCCATCTCTAAGTCAACTGAGGTTGCATCTTTGGAGAGAGAGCAACCGACTTTCAAACCTTTACCAGCGAAAGAAAGCAATGCAGGGCCATTAGAAACACCATCCAACAAATTCAGTGCTCAGGATACGGTGCAAGCAAATGTTGATAGACAAGTTGAAAAACCAAGCTGTTCTGTAGGAGGTGTGGAGACCTCAAACACTTCTTTGCAGATTTCAGCCTCCCAGTCACCAAGCATAACCAGTTTAAGCGTGAATAATCTAATACACCAGAGCCGCATTGTCCATCCCCTTGTGAGTTGCCCAAGTTTATCCCAGCCTTCAGAGCCGCCAAGTGTTCCTGCAACGGTGAGCCTCTCCCTCCCATCTAGTTCGTATGTCAACCAGTCTCCGGGACCAGCTATGATGAATGAATATGCTCAGGAGCAACTGAATGCTATCAGGGCAAACACCATGCAGGCCCCCCAGATGCAGGAATCACACTTAAAGCAGCAAGGCCACGAAGGTCGCAAAGACTCTGCCAAGCGGGCTGTGCAAGACGACCTTCTGCTCTCCACAGCAAAGAGGCAAAAGCAGTGCCAGACAGCACCTCTGAGGCTCGAAGGGATGGCGCTGATGAACCGAACACCAGAGAGCATTGCTGATCAAACGCAGATGCTGGTCAGTCAGATTCCTCCTAACTCATCAAATTCAGTGCCATCAGTGAGCAATCAAGGGCACACGGATGGCCTTAGCAGGTTATTCCCATCAAACAGCAACTTCGTAACGCCAGCTTTGCGACAAACTGAAGTTCAGTGCAACTCTCAAACATCGATTTCAGAACAGCAAGGTCAAGCAGGGCAGCACTTGCAGCCGATTCAGCATGGACCTTCTCAAGGCATATCTCATCTCCACAGTAATCATCCCTACTTaaaacagcagcaggctgggcagTTAAGAGAAAGGCACCACTTGTACCAGCTGCAGCACCATGTCACTCACGGGGAAAACTCAGTCCACTCTCAACCCCATGGTGTCCACCAGCAGCGAACAATACAGCAGGAGGTGCAAATGCAAAAGAAACGAAATCTTATCCAGGGAAGCCAAGCCACGCAACTTTCTCTACAGCAGAAACACCATGGAAGTGATCAGACGCGGCAAAAAGGTGGTCAGCCTCATCCTCACCACCAGCAAATGCAGCAGCAGATGCAGCAGCACTTTGGAGCTTCCCAGCCTGAAAAGAACTGTGAAAACCCCGCAACAAGCAGAAACCATCACAGCCACCCTCAGAGCCATATAAACCAGGAAATTATGCATCAGCAGCAACAAGATGTTAGCAGCAGACAGCAAGGTTCAGCTTCTGAACATGTGTCAGGGCATAATCAGATGCAGAGGCTTATGACCTCGAGGGGCTTAGAGCAGCAAATGGTGTCCCAGGCAAGTATTGTAACCAGGCCATCGGATATGACTTGCACTCCTCACAGGCAGGAGAGAAACAGGGTCTCCAGCTACTCTGCTGAAGCACTCATTGGGAAGACACCCTCTAATTCAGAGCAGAGAATAGGAATCTCTCTTCAAGGCCCTAGAGTTCCTGACCAGCTCGAAATGAGAAGCTATCTCGATGTTTCTAGGAATAAAGGGTTGGTCATTCATAATATGCAGGGCCGTATATCTGTCGATCATACGGTTGGCTCAGATGTGCAACGGCTGTCTGATTGTCAGACCTTTAAGCCAGCAGGACCCAATCAACAGCCAACAGGCAATTTTGACGTACAAGCCTCAAGGAACAGCGAAATTGGTAATTCTGTGCCATCCCTCAGGGGCATGCAGTCGCAAGCTTTCCGAATTGGTCAAAATACCGGGCCGTCCATTGAAAGACAGAAGAGGTTGCCTTACCCACCAGTGCAGGGTATTCCAACAGGAAATACCCTTCCATCAAGGGAGAATGAAAACACATGCCACCAAAGTTTTATGCAGAGTTTACTCGCCCCTCACCTCGGAGACCAAGTTAGCGGAAGCCAAAGATCCCTCCCAGAGCATCAGAGGAATACGCAGTGTGGCGCATCCTCCACGATTGAGTACAACTGCCCCCCGGCACGAGAGAGCGTCCACATCCGAAGGGATGGTGACGGTCAGACCAGGGAAAGCTGTGACATGTCTATTGGTTCAATTAACACGAGGAACAGTTCTTTAAATATTCCTTTCTCGAGTTCTTCTTCCTCGGGAGACATTCAGGGTCGAAATACAAGCCCAAACATTTCCGTACAGAAGTCCAATCCCATGAGGATGACCGAGAGCCATGGGACGAAGAGTCACATGAATACGCCAGTTTCTAGCAACATGCATGGAGTCGTGAGGCCCACTCACCCTCACCCTGCAGTTTCTCATGGAAATGGTGAACAAGGGCAACCATCCGTTCGTCAGCCAAATTCTTCAGTTACTCAACGATCCAGGCATCCTCTGCAAGATAACGGAGGCTCTAAAATACGTCAGCCCGAAAGGAACCGGTCTGGAAATCAAAGACACGGGAATGTCTTTGACCCTAGTCTTCCCCATCTTCCCCTGTCTACCAGTGGCAGTATGATCCTCGGGCGCCAGCAGTCTGCGATAGAAAAAAGAGGGAGCATCGTCCGCTTTATGTCGGATGGCCCCCAGGTGTCTAACGATAACGCAGCCCCCGACCAACACACGCTCTCCCAGAACTTCGGCTTCCCTTTTATTCCAGAGGGTGGCATGAACCCGCCAATAAACGCCAACGCGTCTTTCATCCCACCCGTTACCCAGCCTAGTGCCACTCGGACACCAGCCCTAATCCCGGTCGATCCTCAAAACACGCTGCCGTCCTTCTACCCGCCATACTCCCCCGCCCATCCCACTCTTTCCAATGACATTTCTATCCCTTACTTCCCCAATCAAATGTTCCCTAATCCAAGCACAGAAAAGCCAAGCAGCGGAGGTTTGAACAATCGGTTTGGATCCATTTTGTCCCCTCCCCGGCCTGTTGGTTTTGCTCAGCCGAGTTTTCCTTTGCTTCCGGACATGCCGCCGATGCACATGACCAACACGTCACACTTATCCAATTTTAACTTGACGTCTTTGTTCCCAGAAATAGCCACAGCTCTTCCTCCAGATGGTTCAGCAATGTCGCCTTTGCTTTCCATTGCAAACACATCTGCTTCAGATTCTTCCAAGCAGTCCTCAAACCGACCTGCCCACAATATAAGCCATATTCTAGGTCACGATTGCAGTTCAGCTGTATGA